TAGTCTATTTAATTCTATGGATACTAGTAAGGTGGAGGATTAGGATGGCTCTTACTTCCTCTAACAAGCGACAATGTCACTGGTTTCTGTTGAGGTGGTGGAGAGAGGAATTGCACTTGCTGCTAGCGCAGTTTGCCGGGTACAATGTGACTTGAGAGAGAGGGTACAGAGATCGAGAAATGCTTGAATAACTTCTGTCCGGCAATTTCGCCACGGCTGTTGGAGGCGGTGTTATGCTTAAAGATTTGAACGGTGAAGAAGTGGTAGCCCCTGAATATTATGCTTCCACGATCCGTCTTTTGCAGGAACTATTTATCATAGCCGAGATAGCAGCCTCCGTTGGGGTCCACTAACATCGCATaaaaactactccctccttccactTTTCTAAGGCGCACACAtatttcaaaattcaaactttgctatctttgatcaataatttaattattaattttttatttttataatgtaaactttatatgattggatttgtaatcaaatatattttaccatGATTATAATTTTATAAGCACAAGTGATATaacatatatgataaataaatggtcaaagtattATTTGGAAGACTGTATCATGTTATACTATGccttataaaagtggaaggagggagtataagaTGATGATCTGGTGACATAATTTTCCACTGCTAAGAACATTAAAAGATGGCTTTACGGAATGATAGGGGACACATTAATTAGTCGATCACAAACTTATTTACTGCTTACTGTCTATGTTATCATGAACCTTTATTTTCCTTGTTGAAAATAAAGGgtactaagagcatctccaagagactctTTATATCTTTCCTAGTTTACaggaatagagattttgatgaaAAAATACCCTTCAACAGCCTCTTCAATTGGATATCTAAATATAGACATCCTCTATTCCGGATTTCTCGCTAGCCAAAAATGAAGAGCGAGAATGACTCTCTAGACTACATACAAGATATAGAAAAGTTGTTGGAAAGTATAAGGATATAAAAAACGATTTTTATTCAAATGACTCTCTAAATAATGATTTAGACAGTAGATTTTAGAAAAACTCTCCAAGATGCTCTAAGAATGCACGCATTAAGAAAAAGGTGCATTATTGCAACTGGACATGATAGAGTAGTACACACAGATATTAGGGCCCCCTGCTGGTTGCTCTCGCTCACAGTCACGTCTGATGCTGAGGTGACTAAACTTATTAGTTATCTCATCGCACTCCTAGCAAGGCAAGTGTGATGCAACTCTGCGAACCCCACTCACATTATTTATTTCACACGTAGAAGCTTGCAGCATACCGATGTTTCATCAAATTTATTTGGTAAGATGTATGATgatcttacttttttttttcagttttatACGATGAAGTTTACAGCAACACCACCATGACTTCTTTTATTTCAATACAATGCCCGGAGAGGAGTAAATAGTGACCACACAACATTCTAATGAAATACAAGCATGTATCTAGTAGGCTAAATCCTAGTCGTCGTACACACATTTATACACCCTTGCCTTCTTTAGATACAAATAAGATGCTTGACTTTTTTCCTTACAAAAACCACGTACATTTATGCTTGTTTTGGTCAACTATTTCCAACCTTACCTTGGTTCAGGATCTGTAACCGATAGCTCATTCGGTGATACTACCGTCGACTTTGCTGTAGACTTATTAACAAATCCTGGGTATGATTGGGATGAGTACATGCCTGAATCAACGTTGCCACTCATTTCTACGTAGAATGCTGGTCTGGATGGAGGTTGGGAGGGGACCGTTCCGCTATCGAGCATGATGCTGATAGCTGATATAGTTGGCCTATCCACAGGGTCTTCCTGGACACAGGATAGTCCAATATGAATGCACCTCAAAATCTCGTCCCAAGATGAATCACTCCTAAAATAAGGGTCAACCATGTCCGTGATCGATCTTGTTGTCCAGTGTTCCCATACCTGAATAAATATAGTGAATGAATGGTGTTTTAGTAACAGTGATATTGAACTTAATTAGCTTCGACGGTTGAGTAACATTGCTGTGATTAGATTTGTGTTTTCCACATTTTATAATATATATAGCTTCCGAGCATTAGATTTTTGTAGTATTCACATCATAACGATGAACGATATGAAAGTTACATGAATATAATGTCGGAAACACTACCTACTATTTAATGGAAGGAGTACCATTCGTAGATTATGAACAGCATGTAAGTACTCACAAGACTTGGTAGATCAACAGATTGGTCAGAATTGTAGGAGTCACTGTTTCTCCTTCCCGTGATGATCTCCAAAATCAACACACCGAAGCTATATATGTCTGACTTAATGGAATACTGCCCACGCAGAGCATATTCTGGTGCCATGTATCCACTGAAAGACATTTCACAAATGTATAACATGCATTAGAAGTTTCATGGAGGAATCAATAATAATGTATCCACTGAACAACAGTCCACAGTATTAATTTGCAGCAACCAAACTTACTATGTACCAACAACTCTTCTAGTGGTATCTTGCGATTGATCCTCTCCAAATAGCCTTGCCAAGCCAAAGTCTGAAATCTTAGGGTTCATTGCAGTATCTAACAGAATATTGCTTGCTTTTAGATCGCGGTGAACTATCTTCAGCTGAGAATCTTCATGCAGATATTGCAATCCCCGGGTAATTCCATTTATTATTGTAAACCTCTTGCCCCAATCAAGCTCTTTCCGCTTCTCTGAGTCTGTGGCACCAATGAGTTCAGAGCATATTTCAGAATCATGATATCTCAGTAGACACCATGATGCTCGAAATTAAATACAATAAGAATAGTGTTATAGTTTTTCGTTTGAATATTTACCGAAAAGAAAGGTGTCCAAACTTGTGTTAGGCATGTATTCATACACAAGAagcttctcttcctcttccaaACAAACTCCAACAAGCCTCACGAGATTTTTGTGCTGGAGCTTGGCAATTAAAACTAGCTCATTTCTTAGTTCCCCTATTCCCTGTCGAGAATTCTGAGATAGCCTTTTCACCGCTATTTCTTGACCGTTAGGAAGGGATCCCTATATATCCAGGTTAATTAACACATCTGTAAATAACTGAACGAAACTACAGATATGTAGGATATAGGTAACACGGTAATGCCCCTACCTTGTAAACTGCACCAAATCCTCCTTCACCGAGCTTTTTATCTTCAGCGAAGTTATTGGTAGCCAAACGTAATGTTGGTAGATCAATAACAAGTGACTCAATACATTCAATGTCCTCCATATGAGATGTAACTGTGTTAAAAAAGATAAGCCTTtcaataattttttaaatatatatataagtagTGAACGTTTTTCTAGATCAAGGTTTCCTTTTTCACTTCGTTGAAACAACCATGAATATAATGTCCACCACTGTAGGTTGCATAAAAAGAAAAGTAAATGGTGGCTGCGAACTAATTATAACTCCCAAGCACGTAAGATTCTCCTTAATCTAATTCAGTGCATCTGGCGCCACCACTAGTGGCTTCCAAAAAAATCAATTAGTAATTTCAGATATTTGGAGGAACTTACATGATAGCGACCTTTTACTTTTACTTTTTGTTCTCCTCCTGCAGAAAACGCACATCGCCAAGCTTGCAGCTATAGCCACCACTATAGGTAGCACGATTGCAAGAATTTTACCAGTATCATTACTCTTCTTGCTTCCGATTCTCCCTTCATATTAGacataaaaaaatatgttaATAAAATATAGAAGCATTTACTTGTACACATATTATGATGAAACTAATATAATACTAACTACTAGTTCCTCAACCCATGCTCCGTCCTATGGGTTAGTAATTTAATTAAGTGACAAATATTTATAAATTCGTAGATAAATGTAAATCCCATAACTAATCAGaatttccttctctctctctctctccatgtgtgtgtgtgtgtccgcGCGTGTTATCCATCTATGTATTCTTATTCTGGCAtgatacttatatagatatttCCTCAtctttaatttgtttaattatGTGGATATACTTTATTAGTTACCAATTACTTTATATGCTtctctatatatacccattaTTCATAGTTTTTCTCCTTTTGCATGGTAACTCTATATGTTATTGACATTTGTTTAGTCGAGAATATCAAATTCACTAGATGGTTATTGGAAGgcaactattttttttttaacaTAATGGCAGGCCCTCTGCCTTTCAATTAACAGAAGGCAACTATTTTTCTGAAGGATGAGTAAGCAATCTAACACTTTTGAAAAGGAAGATATAATATTAAAACAGTCAGATGGCAAGTGACAATAATAAGATAGATTATTTTCGCCGCGAAAAAaagaataatatatataacccaaGAAACGGACCAGCATGGGTGCCTGGCAGCTGAAGCATGGTGGAACCGTTGTAGAAACGGTACACCTCATAGCGCACGATGCACCGCAGCCCGGCAATCCTGGCACCCTTGGTGTTCGGGATGAACACCCGTGGCATCTCGGCAATTGCCGCATCAAGGCACCCGCGGCACTGCCCGGGCGTCAAGTCAGAGGTGCACGACGCCATGCCGTAGATGTTGGGGTAGGTCGCGTCGTCGAAGCCAATGGTTCCGGTCAGGAACTTCTCCGAGTTCGTGGTCGCCATGTGCTCGGCCATGGCGTTGAGGAGCTCGTAGGCGGTCGCGTTGAACCGGTCGGCGCCGTCGGAGGTGATGTTCTGGCCGTTGTAGAGCTGCACCTCCTGATCGTCCGAGTTGGTGGTGGAGGCGAGGAAGTCCCGGCCGGAGAAGCCGACGAAGCACGTGTCGTAGAACACGGCGGCGCCCTTGTTGAAGGGGCACAGCTTCTGCGCGGCCGCGAAGCTGGCGTTGATGCAGTcatggcaggcggcggcgctctggtcGCCGCTGCATTGCCCGAGGGCGTACACGATGTCCGGCGCCGTCCCGATCACAGCCTTGGCGAAGAGggtgggggacgtggagacgTTGCctggcagggcggcggcgaccaggcGGAGGTTGCCGCCGTAGGTGCTGTTGGCCGTGTAGTTCCCCGTGATGGTGCTGTTGCACGCCTCCCACGGTATACCAGCCACAAGCAGCGTGAGGGTCAGCAGCAGACCTGCAGGAACCACTAGGGCCACGGCATGGCCTTGGATGCACATGGTTTGAAGCCACCAACTGATGAGACGATGAAGCTCTGGAAGAGGATGAGGTTGGAATTGAATTGGTAGCAGTGAGGAACGAAGCGAGCTAGCTAGGGATATGAGCATGCACTACGGTCGGGAGCCAGGGGATGCATTGAGCCATTGACTTGACTTGTTAGCTTCCCTTTCATGGGAGACTTTGCCTCGTCTTCCTTCTGTTTAGTGTGAAAGGGGCGGATTGAACTGGAGTGCAGGGCAGGGAATCAACCGGCATTACGAATATGCACATCTACTAGGGGCCAACGCAGTGGGCTCCATGAATGGGAGAGTCATGACCGAGTCGATGTGCTTGTGTGGTGGGCATATACCATATAGTCGCACGTCATGGGCCACCATCGACTTCTCAGATACCGAGAATTATTGAAGCCTCTTAGCGTCCTAGATATTTTATCATTGTACTGCTTTTAAATATGGATAGAGATGGCTGAACCAAGTGAATATGCTCCTCTTAGCGTCCTAGATGTTTTATCATTGTACTACATTTTAAATATTGATAGAGATGGCTGAAGCAAGTGAATATGCTCCATTGCCTGGAACATGGATTTTTCACATACCCCTGCGGTCGCTATAGTTATCCGGGCCATCGGAGCACTACCACATGTGGAGATTCGTGAAACGTAATGGGACTTGGGGAGCACTGAGAGAGGATGGTGATGTCTATGTATTGGGGGCAAAATTAAAAAATCCTTGTCGGCTCTTATCTCTTTCTTCTCTTCTACTTCATCCCTTCCGGCGttcccttctcttcttcctccgccaATCACCGGTTCTCCACAAGCACCCCCGCCAACACCCCATGGCCCACATGCATGCCCCGCAGCCAACTACATCGTCACCGACGCAGCGGCCGCCCGTCGTACCCCCACCGGCCACTTCCACAAACCGCAGCCAGCGAACCATGCCGCTGACCACTACTACAACAAATATTTTCTGAGACGGTCAAAAaccattaacagaggcggtcaacCCGAACCGCCTCTGAGTAAAGGTCACAGTAAATGGAgtattttctgaggcggtttccTACCCGCCTCAATTAATCaactagaaaaaacaaaaaaaaggaaaagcccgTCGAGCCCATCATGGACCCGTCGAGCCCATCACGGGCCTGCTGAGCCcatcggccaccgccgccgccggggccgccgtGGCGGCCCTCCTGGCGGGATCTGCCGCCATCGCAGCTTCTTCGCGTCCTCCACACGCGCGCCACTAGCCGTCCTCCGCACGCGCCGCTGCTTTGCGCCGCTGGCCCTATGCAGCTGCAGCTACTCCGCGTGCACCGCCAGGCGCCGCTGCTTTGCATCCTCCATGCACGCGCGCTGCTGCTTCGCGTCGGAtccgcaccgccgcgccgccgaatCCGCACTGTCGCCTCGCCTCCGCCCTTCTGCGGCCGCGGATGGAGGGGAGGGAGCCGCGcgtccgccgccggatccggccccgcgcaggaggggagggagggagggagagagaaagagggagagagtgagagagtttgAAAACGGAAGGTGCGCGGAGCGCTTAGGATTTATAGCGCCTTGGTCAAAAGTAAATGGCAGACCGTCCGTCCTTatggggcggaccgtccacgaGATCGGACGTTCGAACCTTATCGGGCTCGTATGGGCTCAgtctattaaccgaggtgggCCTTTATAAGGAGTCCGCCTCTGATAATAGgggtattaaccgaggcggtcattttAATGGTGACCGCCTCAGTTATTGTATTTTGATAGGCGATTTTTTTAACTGCCTTGGTTAATAAGagatgaccgcctcggttaatgcctgccattaaccgaggcggttagaTTTCCTGCTGCCTCTAAGGGGTTTTCAAAACTCCTCTGTTAATgctttttttgtagtagtggtccACACCACCCTTATttctgttgttgttgtttttacCGTCAATCTAGGGATACCCCGAGGTAGTAGATTGTAGGAAGGGTGTTGCCGAGATCAAGAACTTGAAGGTGCAAGAAAAAAaggtttagataggttcgggacGCATATTACATAATACCATGCGTCCTGttttgtggtttgtattgcctaaGGTTGAAGATGATTTGGAGGGGGCTCCTACCCGCCCTTTTATAGTCTGAGGTGATAGAGTCACAAGGAAATCTAGCCTGATACGAACTTATTAGTTATCCTACCAAACACTATTCAGGTAGTTTTCTTATGTTCCAACTAGTCCTAATGACGTCAGGGTGTGAGATATACTCCATCCCTTGTTCGGTACAGACCTATACCATGTAAGCTATACCATGGTTCTGGGTCTGACAGCCACCATCCCACCCTCTGATTGCTCGCCTCCGCCTCCTACCCTGCCCACCGGTTCTCCTCCACCACCCAGCAGACGACGCCCTCGTCATCCTGCCACTGCCGCCCACAACCCACCTCCTCTGCCGGGGTGCCCGCCACCTATGTCCATCTATCTCTTTAAGGTCATCGGCCATGGATACCTCCCCAACAGCCCCAAACCCAGACCCCTATCCTTAATCTCACATCATCCCCATCTCCGACGTGTGGTGGCGAGGAGGAGCTAGGGTGAGCGCCAGGAGGACTAAG
The genomic region above belongs to Panicum virgatum strain AP13 chromosome 8N, P.virgatum_v5, whole genome shotgun sequence and contains:
- the LOC120685314 gene encoding cysteine-rich receptor-like protein kinase 10; translation: MLISLASSLRSSLLPIQFQPHPLPELHRLISWWLQTMCIQGHAVALVVPAGLLLTLTLLVAGIPWEACNSTITGNYTANSTYGGNLRLVAAALPGNVSTSPTLFAKAVIGTAPDIVYALGQCSGDQSAAACHDCINASFAAAQKLCPFNKGAAVFYDTCFVGFSGRDFLASTTNSDDQEVQLYNGQNITSDGADRFNATAYELLNAMAEHMATTNSEKFLTGTIGFDDATYPNIYGMASCTSDLTPGQCRGCLDAAIAEMPRVFIPNTKGARIAGLRCIVRYEVYRFYNGSTMLQLPGTHAGRIGSKKSNDTGKILAIVLPIVVAIAASLAMCVFCRRRTKSKSKRSLSFTSHMEDIECIESLVIDLPTLRLATNNFAEDKKLGEGGFGAVYKGSLPNGQEIAVKRLSQNSRQGIGELRNELVLIAKLQHKNLVRLVGVCLEEEEKLLVYEYMPNTSLDTFLFDSEKRKELDWGKRFTIINGITRGLQYLHEDSQLKIVHRDLKASNILLDTAMNPKISDFGLARLFGEDQSQDTTRRVVGTYGYMAPEYALRGQYSIKSDIYSFGVLILEIITGRRNSDSYNSDQSVDLPSLVWEHWTTRSITDMVDPYFRSDSSWDEILRCIHIGLSCVQEDPVDRPTISAISIMLDSGTVPSQPPSRPAFYVEMSGNVDSGMYSSQSYPGFVNKSTAKSTVVSPNELSVTDPEPR